GGGGAGGCAGGTCGGAGTGCTCACGCGGATCGTTCATTTCATCATCCTCTGTTGGCTCGTAGACTGCTCGCCGACGATTTCCTTGTAGTACGTTTCCACCATAGCAGCCCGAGCCTGGTCGACCACGACAAGCTGACGTTGATCGAACGTGTTGGCGCAATAGAGATAGGCAAACTCGCCTGCCCGTCCCCACTCCACATGCAGCTGCCGCCCATCGGCTTCTTTCCTGGTCACCTGATGCACGACCTGTTTCGCGGGCAGATTCAGCCAGGCCTGCTGCGCGGAGGCCTCGTGGTTTTCGTATAACGGTTGTTCTGGTTCTACTCGAACAGACCGCAACTGTTGCACATGAAGTGGCGGGGCACCGTCCGGCTCGGGCGCTTCATTCCATGGCAGAGCGCTCGACGGGGAAGCCAAACCCGTCACGTACAGAGGACCGTCGTCGGTCACTTCTTCGATGGAACGATACCGGATCGGTTCAGGCGGGAGGTGCAGTGCGAGGCCACGCGCCGCCAACGCCCGCTGAAAGGGAATGCGCCGAGCGAGTTGTCTGGTTTTCTCAAAGAGGATCATTCGACCGTTCCCGGCCAGCACGTTGCGCAGCCGATCCAACCGGAGCCCCACCCCGGTCCGCTGCTCGAACTCCAACTGAGCCTGAGCATCCAAAGCCCGGGTGAAATCCTGCCAGTCACGGCTGGGAAGGCCCGGATCCTGTTCGGCCTGGAGCAGCGTATGCGTGGCGACGATCAGATCATAGCGGCCGCTGAGCTCATGCTGATCGAGATCGAGACATTCGAAGCGCACATTGCTCAGTCCCAATTCTTGCGCCCGCTGGCGCGCGAGGGTGACAGAGACAGACGAACGATCGATGCCCACCACGGTCGCATCGGGACAGCGCTGTGCATAGAAGGTGGTCAGCAGGCCGATACCGCATCCGGCGTCCAGGATGGTCTGGGCGCCCGGAAGTTGCGCGGCAATCCGTGAGCCGACCTCAAGATAATATTCGTAGCGTTGACTGTAGAGGGCGGGAATGAATCGGGCCTGCGCCGTCAAATCGTAGAAAGCGACTTCAGCGGAAGACCCGTCGGTCGCCGCTCGCTTCGCTTCGATGGAATGGTGCAGGGCAGCCAGATCTTCGGGGGTGAACACCTCCCGTTGCCAGGCAAAATACGCGGCATCGGATTCGATGTGCCGGAGTCCCCACCACGCGAGATGCTCACGCAGCGCTTTGTCGATGTCGTCATTCCGGTCAGCAGGCACAACGCCCTCTTGCCGGAAGAGCCATCACGATCAGTGCGTTACGGCCGCTTGAGCATAATGGCATCTTCATAGGCCAGCGGAACAGGATGCGGATGCCGAAGTTGCCCGCTGCCGAACACGACATATTTTTCACAGGTCAGTTGGTTGAGCCCGATCGGCCCTCGTGCGTGATGGCGGGCCGAACTCAAGCCGATATCCGCGCCGAATCCCAGACTGTCTCCGGCATTCAATCGGGACGAGGCATTGACCAGGACCGACCCCGCATCCACTTCTTTGCTGAACCGCATGGCGGACTCATAGGACTTGGTCACGATCACGCAGGTGTGGCTGGGACCATGCTGCGCAATATGCGCCAGCGCCTCGTCGAAGCCCGGCACCATCTTGATCGCCATGCTGGGCCCCTGAAATTGCTTGTTCCAGTCCGTCTCCTGCGCCGGTTTGACCGCCTTATGCCCCGTCATGAGCATTTGGCCCATCAAGGATACGGTCTTCGGGCAGCCGTAAATATCGATTTTGAATTCATCCAGCAACCGAAGGATCAACGCCGACAAGAGCGGGCGGGCAATCCCCTGATGAACCAGCAGCGTATCCACTGAGTTAGGCGCCGAGGGATTCTGCACCTTGGAGTTCACGACAATATTCTGCGCCAGGGGAATTTCCACATCATCGTCGATATAGACGTGCGTAATTCCGCCGTCATGGCAAAGGATCGGCATCTTGGCCTGCTCCTGCACCACCTTCCTCAGCCCTGCACCGCCACGCGGGATGATGGCATCCAACGCCTTACCGGACTTGATCAGTTCCAAGGCCGCCTCTTTCTCCTGCCGGTCAATGATCGTACAGGCGCCCTTCGGGATACCGGCGTCATGCATGGCCTTCGTCAGAGCGGTCGCAATCACGTGCTGCGTATGGGTCCAGTCCGGTGAGCCGCGGAAGACACAAACGTTGCCCGACTTCAGGCAGAGGGCCAGCGCATCGATTGTTTCCAGCGGTGACAGCTCGGACACGATGCCGATCACGCCAATGGGGACCCGCACCCGGCTTACCTGAAGACCGTTCGGCTCTTCGTGGCGCCCCAACACCTCTCCAAGCGGATCAGGGAGATCCGCAATGTGATGCAATCGATCCACGAGCGCCTTAACGTCATCGGCCGTCATACGGATCCGGGCCACGGCGTCCCGCACACGTTCACGGTTTTCATATCCCGTCATCGACTTTCCAACCGCGTCCACATCCGTTTCGTTCGCCGCCAGGATGGACTCCTCCGCTTCTGCCAGAGCCGTCGCCATACCGCGTAACGCCTTATCTCGTATGGGACCGGAAAGAAGCGACGTGGGACGTACCGCTTCACGCGCCGTCTTCAATACTTTATCGAGGTAGAGCTTAACTGGAACTTCAACCATCATGTCCCCAATTGGTGAGCTGGTGAGTGGGCGTCCGGTGAATCGTCACAGGGTGCCGGGAATCGTCAGGACAGCATCATTACAGGCCTTCAACGATCCGCGCCGGACTATACCATGCGATTTTTTTGTGAGTCAAAGCAGCGTGGTCCAATCTCTGGAGGCGACAGAGGCCAGGAAGGGAGGCCTAACCCGGCCCAATCCGTTTGCGTTGTTGCGCAGCCAGCCATTGGCCTAGCCAACCCCAGAGGACCATGAGCGGGACCAGGACCCAGGCGATCTGTGCCGTGGTAACGCTCAACGCTTTAAGGCCGGAGACCAGCCAGCCGGTCGAGGCATCCCCCGCGCGCGAGATCGCCGTATCGATAAAGTTCTTCGCCTTATACTTTTCCTCGCGACTCACCACTGTGAACAGCACCTCGCGCGCCGGTTTCGAAAGCGCATATTCCCCGACTCGACGCAGCACTGAGAAGCTGACGTACACGACTAATCCCGGCCAGAGGGCGATGCCTAAAAACCCGAGGAGGCTCACCGCCGGCAGAAACAGTAAGGCTGCAGCCAGGCCGAACCGGGCCACCACATGGTTGGTGAGCAGGAGCTGCGTCAGCCAGGTGAGGATGTTGGTGGCGAAGTCGAGCATGGAGAACAGGCGCGTGCGGGCTTCCGGAGTATCGAACTGTTGCGCCACCAGACGCACCTGTTCGAAATATAAGAAGGTAGCCGTCATCGTCAAAAAGGTTAGGTAGCCGCAGATACCGAGCAGATACGGCGACGACCACACGAGGCGAACACCAGCCAGAAAGCCTCCGCCCAATGGTGCACCGCTGTTCTCTCGGTGGAACAGAGACCGGCTGCGGCTCCACATTTCCAATCGGTAGATGCATCCGATGCAGGCCGCGAGAAACGCGGCCGAGGCCAGCATCAACACCGGCACCGGGAAGAGATAGGTGAGGCCGGTCGTGATGAGGGGACCGAACAATGCGCCGGTGCTGCCGCCTGCCGCAATCATTCCGAAGAGGCGCGCCCCCTGCGCCGGCGTAAACAGGTCGGCCATGAAACTCCAGAACACCGACACGACGAACAGGTTGAATACCGAGAGCCAGACAAAAAACCCGCGCGCAACCCATTCGATGTACACACCGCTCGTCATCAAAAAATACAGGCCGATAAGATTGGCAATAAAGAAGAGATAGACGGCGAGAAGCAATCGATAGCGGGAATACCGCGCAGACAACCATCCGAACAACGGCGTGACGGCAAGCAAGGTGACAAACGTGCCTGTCATCATCCAGGGCAGATTGTGCACCCCGCCCTGGATCGCCATTTCATCGCGCACGGGGCGAAGAATGTAGTAGCCGCAGAGGAGACAGAAAAAATATCCGAACGACCAGGCCAACGGCCGCACTTCTTGCGGCTCAGCCTGCACAAAGCGGAGCACTGACCAATGCGATCTCTCCATGAGACTCCAACTGTGTGTCAGTGTACCAGGCCGATGACCACCGGCACGAAGAAAATTTGTTAGAATGGGGCCCGCGGCTGGTCGTGAATCATTCGGCCCTTCTTGTTGAACACAGGCCCATCCATGATCGATCTCCGGAGCGATACGGTCACCAAACCCTCCCCCGCCATGCGCGAAGCCATGGCCCGCGCCGAAGTGGGTGATGACATCTATGGGGAAGACCCCACGGTCAACCGTCTCCAGGAGGTCGGCGCCGCCCTCGTGGGAAAACGCGCCGCACTCTTTGTGCCCTCGGGCACCCTTGGCAACCAATTGTCTCTGCGCGCGCAGGCTCAACCAGGACATGAAGTGATTGTTGAAGGTCAGTCGCATATCATTCGGTATGAGCAGGGCGCAGCGGCCGCATTGGCCGGAGTGCAACTCCATTGGGTGACCGGCAAGCAGGGGCTCATGACAGCGGAACAGGTGCAAGCCGCTATTCGTCCGAAGGATCCCTACAGTATCCAGAGTGCGCTGATTTGTATTGAGAACACGCACAATGCCGGAGGTGGCAGGGTCTACCCGCTCTCAACCATTCACGCCATTCGCGCCGTCGCCACCGCGCATGGCTTGCCCATGCACCTCGACGGCGCCCGCCTCTTCAACGCAGTCGTGGCATCGGGAGTGTCAGCCGCGGAATACGCGCGGCATTTCGACACGGTCACCTTCTGCCTCTCCAAGGGACTGGGAGCGCCGGCGGGCTCGTTGATTGCGACCGATGATCCCGGCTTGCTGGAG
This portion of the Nitrospiraceae bacterium genome encodes:
- a CDS encoding methyltransferase domain-containing protein, producing MPADRNDDIDKALREHLAWWGLRHIESDAAYFAWQREVFTPEDLAALHHSIEAKRAATDGSSAEVAFYDLTAQARFIPALYSQRYEYYLEVGSRIAAQLPGAQTILDAGCGIGLLTTFYAQRCPDATVVGIDRSSVSVTLARQRAQELGLSNVRFECLDLDQHELSGRYDLIVATHTLLQAEQDPGLPSRDWQDFTRALDAQAQLEFEQRTGVGLRLDRLRNVLAGNGRMILFEKTRQLARRIPFQRALAARGLALHLPPEPIRYRSIEEVTDDGPLYVTGLASPSSALPWNEAPEPDGAPPLHVQQLRSVRVEPEQPLYENHEASAQQAWLNLPAKQVVHQVTRKEADGRQLHVEWGRAGEFAYLYCANTFDQRQLVVVDQARAAMVETYYKEIVGEQSTSQQRMMK
- a CDS encoding glutamate-5-semialdehyde dehydrogenase, with the translated sequence MVEVPVKLYLDKVLKTAREAVRPTSLLSGPIRDKALRGMATALAEAEESILAANETDVDAVGKSMTGYENRERVRDAVARIRMTADDVKALVDRLHHIADLPDPLGEVLGRHEEPNGLQVSRVRVPIGVIGIVSELSPLETIDALALCLKSGNVCVFRGSPDWTHTQHVIATALTKAMHDAGIPKGACTIIDRQEKEAALELIKSGKALDAIIPRGGAGLRKVVQEQAKMPILCHDGGITHVYIDDDVEIPLAQNIVVNSKVQNPSAPNSVDTLLVHQGIARPLLSALILRLLDEFKIDIYGCPKTVSLMGQMLMTGHKAVKPAQETDWNKQFQGPSMAIKMVPGFDEALAHIAQHGPSHTCVIVTKSYESAMRFSKEVDAGSVLVNASSRLNAGDSLGFGADIGLSSARHHARGPIGLNQLTCEKYVVFGSGQLRHPHPVPLAYEDAIMLKRP
- a CDS encoding aminotransferase class I/II-fold pyridoxal phosphate-dependent enzyme, with product MIDLRSDTVTKPSPAMREAMARAEVGDDIYGEDPTVNRLQEVGAALVGKRAALFVPSGTLGNQLSLRAQAQPGHEVIVEGQSHIIRYEQGAAAALAGVQLHWVTGKQGLMTAEQVQAAIRPKDPYSIQSALICIENTHNAGGGRVYPLSTIHAIRAVATAHGLPMHLDGARLFNAVVASGVSAAEYARHFDTVTFCLSKGLGAPAGSLIATDDPGLLERLRRFRRMYGGAMRQSGILAAAGLYALEHHIQRLSDDHAHAKRLAARLQQIPAVTIDPTLVETNILFFDVHSPKFSTPAFVAALKQEGVLINAVGGFTCRAVTHLDVSSEAIEQAADHIARVLNP